In a genomic window of Streptomyces noursei ATCC 11455:
- a CDS encoding alpha/beta hydrolase family protein gives MRSRTPWRGRMLTALAAAVAVAAGPVLGAAGASAAPRAAALVPAQDREVRFTVDGTTAHGTVHIPAHRPGRRLAAALLIPGSGPTDRNGDVPPTFPHTLSLFADTLGEDGVMSLRFDKYGSGRTGLGGGPGAPDMAAYTRQAVAAYDTLRHQPEADPRALLVVGHSEGGLRALLVDRAVAVKPAGLALIAPQDMHLLDMVDFQLAGALDRAVAAGRLDAARAASNKRGVTRAVADFRAGRPVDTAGLLPDVAAALDGMFGPVNADFVRSDDAVYPPSVARGVAPGTRTLVTCGTEDTNVPCRTTPALVSALAAARTTGPGLRVLPGLDHLLHPAGAPADDAMIAPAARRALHTFVRPWRQDTGN, from the coding sequence ATGCGTTCGCGCACCCCTTGGCGCGGCAGGATGCTCACCGCGCTCGCGGCGGCGGTGGCCGTCGCCGCCGGGCCGGTATTAGGCGCGGCCGGGGCGTCCGCGGCCCCCCGTGCCGCCGCCCTGGTCCCCGCACAGGACCGCGAGGTCCGGTTCACCGTGGACGGCACCACGGCCCACGGCACCGTGCACATCCCCGCCCACCGGCCGGGCCGCAGGCTCGCCGCCGCGCTGCTGATCCCCGGCAGCGGCCCGACCGACCGCAACGGCGACGTGCCGCCCACGTTCCCGCACACCCTCTCCCTCTTCGCGGACACCCTCGGCGAGGACGGCGTGATGAGCCTGCGGTTCGACAAGTACGGCTCCGGGCGGACGGGCCTGGGCGGCGGTCCCGGCGCCCCCGACATGGCCGCCTACACCCGCCAGGCCGTGGCCGCGTACGACACCCTGCGCCATCAGCCGGAAGCCGATCCCCGCGCGCTGCTGGTGGTCGGGCACAGCGAGGGCGGCCTGCGGGCGCTGCTCGTGGACCGCGCGGTGGCCGTCAAGCCCGCCGGGCTCGCGCTCATCGCCCCGCAGGACATGCACCTGCTGGACATGGTCGACTTCCAGCTGGCGGGCGCCCTGGACCGGGCGGTCGCGGCCGGACGACTCGACGCCGCCCGGGCGGCGTCGAACAAGAGGGGCGTGACCAGGGCCGTCGCGGACTTCCGGGCCGGGCGCCCGGTGGACACCGCGGGGCTGCTGCCCGACGTCGCCGCCGCCCTCGACGGCATGTTCGGCCCGGTCAACGCGGACTTCGTCCGCAGCGACGACGCCGTCTACCCGCCGTCCGTGGCCCGCGGTGTCGCGCCCGGCACCCGCACCCTGGTCACCTGCGGCACGGAGGACACCAATGTGCCGTGCCGGACCACGCCGGCCCTGGTGTCCGCCCTCGCCGCCGCCCGCACCACCGGCCCCGGGCTGCGGGTCCTGCCCGGTCTCGACCATCTGCTGCACCCCGCCGGGGCCCCGGCCGACGACGCGATGATCGCCCCGGCCGCGCGACGGGCCCTGCACACGTTCGTCCGCCCCTGGCGCCAGGACACGGGGAACTGA
- a CDS encoding glycosyltransferase family 2 protein, whose amino-acid sequence MNDALEPQPGPALSSAAQVSVVVIAFNDARHVADAVRSALAQGDAVAEVIAVDDASTDGTGAALDALARTEPRLRVLHRGENSGGCGSPRNDGLRAATGQYVMFLDSDDVLPPGAVPALLSAARQHRAPVAAGACVRRELPARRDVPWQPALYREPAVYDSPDTAPQLVRDTLCVNKLYARKFLTGHRIAFPEGRYHYEDFVFTARVLAAAPKIVTIPDTVYIWHVRRAAAQQSISLDRKDVANWRQRIEAHRTVLRILGDAGRKTLVQAAATKFLDHDLRMYVRELHTRGIDYRTEWWQLTRDHLASFEEAELRAAHAPARWLARVVLASSAPRDLDRLTQLAARPGRLLPPYATGPDGAPVWSADLPEVRLDGLSPGDAVDAADEDVPGIGATPVLPVTIDADPVLGTTRGVLRLRVHDLYGRLAAAGPVSVDLTLQRRRDERPGPVLTAALTPATDGTAWTGTVVLDLAPLTELPGSRPDEPEPWDVTARVTCANGTVIGAGLRAVGTGLRRRVLPSRRRLVLLAQPYTTTGGALAFRVASGPRSVWRIAARRLRR is encoded by the coding sequence GTGAATGACGCCCTTGAGCCACAGCCTGGGCCTGCCCTCTCTTCCGCCGCGCAGGTCAGCGTCGTCGTCATCGCGTTCAACGACGCCCGGCACGTCGCCGACGCGGTGCGTTCGGCGCTGGCGCAGGGAGACGCGGTCGCCGAGGTGATCGCGGTGGACGACGCCTCCACCGACGGCACCGGCGCCGCCCTGGACGCCCTGGCCCGCACCGAGCCGCGGCTGCGGGTCCTGCACCGCGGCGAGAACAGCGGTGGCTGCGGGTCCCCGCGCAACGACGGGCTGCGGGCCGCCACCGGCCAGTACGTGATGTTCCTCGACAGCGACGACGTGCTGCCGCCGGGCGCGGTGCCGGCCCTGCTGTCCGCCGCGCGGCAGCACCGGGCGCCGGTCGCCGCGGGCGCCTGTGTGCGCCGGGAGCTGCCGGCCCGGCGCGACGTGCCCTGGCAGCCCGCCCTGTACCGCGAGCCGGCCGTGTACGACAGCCCCGACACGGCGCCGCAGCTGGTCCGCGACACCCTCTGCGTGAACAAGCTCTACGCCCGGAAGTTCCTCACCGGCCACCGCATCGCCTTCCCCGAGGGCCGTTACCACTACGAGGACTTCGTCTTCACCGCCCGGGTGCTGGCCGCCGCGCCGAAGATCGTCACCATCCCCGACACGGTCTACATCTGGCACGTCCGGCGCGCCGCCGCGCAGCAGTCGATCTCCCTGGACCGCAAGGACGTCGCCAACTGGCGGCAGCGCATCGAGGCGCACCGCACCGTGCTGCGGATCCTCGGCGACGCCGGTCGGAAGACGCTGGTGCAGGCCGCGGCCACCAAGTTCCTCGACCACGATCTGCGGATGTACGTGCGCGAGTTGCACACCCGCGGCATCGACTACCGCACCGAGTGGTGGCAGCTGACCCGGGACCACCTGGCGTCCTTCGAGGAGGCCGAGCTGCGCGCCGCGCACGCCCCGGCGCGCTGGCTGGCCCGCGTCGTCCTGGCCTCCTCCGCCCCCCGCGACCTGGACCGGCTGACGCAGCTGGCGGCCCGTCCCGGCCGGCTGCTGCCCCCGTATGCGACGGGTCCGGACGGTGCCCCGGTCTGGTCGGCGGACCTGCCCGAGGTACGGCTGGACGGTCTGTCCCCGGGGGACGCGGTGGACGCCGCCGACGAGGACGTGCCCGGTATCGGGGCCACCCCCGTACTGCCGGTGACGATCGACGCCGATCCGGTGCTGGGCACCACCCGCGGGGTGCTCCGGCTCCGCGTCCACGACCTGTACGGCCGGCTGGCCGCGGCCGGCCCGGTCAGCGTCGACCTGACGCTGCAGCGCCGCCGCGACGAGCGGCCCGGCCCGGTGCTCACCGCGGCCCTGACGCCCGCCACCGACGGCACCGCCTGGACGGGCACGGTGGTGCTGGACCTCGCGCCGCTGACCGAGCTGCCCGGGTCCCGGCCCGACGAACCCGAGCCGTGGGACGTGACGGCCCGGGTGACCTGCGCGAACGGCACCGTCATCGGAGCCGGGCTGCGTGCCGTGGGCACCGGGCTGCGGCGCCGGGTGCTACCCAGCCGGCGCCGGCTGGTGCTGCTGGCCCAGCCCTACACGACCACCGGCGGTGCGCTGGCGTTCCGGGTGGCGTCCGGGCCGCGCAGTGTGTGGCGGATCGCCGCCCGGCGGCTGCGGCGCTGA
- a CDS encoding GntR family transcriptional regulator: MASTEGDRRPKYQRIADSLREAIRAGTYGPGDRLPGENDLMTAHGVARMTARQALGVLQNEGLAESRKGAGVFVRAFRPLRRQGIERLARGQWGAGRSIWSADAENRRVVVDQVAVSEEAAPEAVRKVLDLGGEDTVCVRRRRYVLEEKPVLLATSYLPASLVAGSVIAHEDTGPGGMYARLAELGSGPVHFREEIRSRMPTKEEAEQLSISPGTPVILIHRTAFADEGRPVEFNEMTLDAASYVLEYGFDA; encoded by the coding sequence ATGGCCAGCACCGAGGGCGACCGCCGGCCGAAGTACCAGCGGATCGCGGACTCGCTGCGCGAGGCGATCCGGGCGGGCACCTACGGCCCCGGCGACCGGCTCCCGGGTGAGAACGACCTGATGACCGCGCACGGCGTGGCGCGCATGACCGCGCGTCAGGCGCTGGGCGTCCTCCAGAACGAAGGGCTGGCCGAGTCCCGCAAGGGCGCCGGCGTCTTCGTGCGGGCCTTCCGCCCGCTGCGGCGTCAGGGCATAGAGCGGTTGGCGCGCGGGCAGTGGGGCGCCGGCCGCTCGATCTGGTCCGCCGACGCCGAGAACCGCCGGGTGGTCGTGGACCAGGTGGCGGTGTCGGAGGAGGCCGCCCCGGAGGCGGTCAGGAAGGTCCTGGACCTGGGCGGCGAGGACACCGTCTGCGTGCGCCGCCGCCGTTACGTGCTGGAGGAGAAGCCCGTCCTGCTCGCGACGAGCTACCTCCCGGCGTCGCTGGTCGCGGGATCGGTCATCGCCCACGAGGACACCGGACCGGGCGGCATGTACGCCCGGCTCGCCGAACTCGGTTCCGGGCCGGTGCACTTCCGCGAGGAGATCCGCTCCCGGATGCCCACGAAGGAGGAGGCGGAGCAGCTGAGCATCTCCCCGGGCACGCCGGTGATCCTCATCCACCGGACGGCCTTCGCGGACGAGGGGCGCCCCGTGGAGTTCAACGAGATGACGCTCGACGCCGCGTCGTACGTGCTGGAGTACGGCTTCGACGCGTGA
- a CDS encoding TetR/AcrR family transcriptional regulator, producing MPASPGDRPGAPGADPRQLWLTPDRPRRGRRPAFSREAITAAAVALADAEGLDAVTMRAVAARVGAGVMSLYSYAPDKETLLELMVDHVSGELLPPAPLSGDWRADLKAVARHQRALMLRHPWLPAALTARRTLGPHTLAFLEHALAALRPLPLDGAAKLEVFSLLTGFVTSHVGHELARAATADSADRATAEADYLATVAADGRHPELARALAAPGRPRTPEATFTRFLDRLVDGLDTRPGPEAAARPGG from the coding sequence GTGCCCGCATCCCCCGGCGACCGGCCCGGCGCCCCGGGCGCCGACCCCCGGCAGCTCTGGCTGACCCCCGACCGCCCCCGCCGCGGGCGCCGCCCCGCCTTCAGCCGCGAGGCGATCACCGCCGCGGCCGTCGCCCTCGCCGACGCCGAGGGGCTCGACGCGGTCACCATGCGCGCGGTCGCCGCGCGGGTCGGCGCCGGCGTGATGTCCCTCTACAGCTACGCCCCCGACAAGGAGACGCTGCTGGAGCTGATGGTCGACCACGTCAGCGGCGAACTCCTGCCGCCCGCCCCGCTCTCCGGCGACTGGCGCGCCGACCTCAAGGCCGTCGCCCGCCACCAGCGCGCCCTGATGCTCCGCCACCCCTGGCTGCCGGCCGCCCTGACCGCCCGACGGACCCTCGGACCGCACACCCTGGCGTTCCTGGAGCACGCCCTCGCCGCGCTCCGGCCGCTCCCCCTGGACGGCGCCGCGAAGCTGGAGGTCTTCAGCCTCCTCACCGGCTTCGTGACCTCCCACGTCGGCCACGAGCTCGCCCGTGCCGCCACCGCCGACTCCGCCGACCGCGCCACCGCCGAGGCGGACTACCTCGCCACCGTCGCCGCCGACGGCCGGCACCCCGAACTCGCCCGGGCGCTGGCCGCCCCCGGCCGCCCCCGCACCCCCGAGGCCACCTTCACGCGCTTCCTGGACCGGCTGGTGGACGGACTGGACACCCGGCCGGGGCCGGAGGCGGCGGCGCGGCCGGGCGGGTGA
- a CDS encoding CocE/NonD family hydrolase has protein sequence MAEGWTAPEGRPARGARWMRATWRKVPTGPYRVGCEAGLVVPGADGAPLLTDHYFPRTGGESRAGTVRPDGTRAPGEFPTLLVRSPYGRGAPWAPLYGILFAEHGFHVVVQSCRGTGGSGGAFHLWRNEAADGRATVAWLREQPWFDGTLGAIGASYLGYTQWALAADPPPELRAMVTQVGFNDPHAYFHAGGAVHLENALVSGIGMAHQHQGWRPFLRAALRLRRWLRGAHREPAPHTSGPAAELPWLAEALERSDGTDPYWRDASPAVAAEQPAVPTCLIAGWQDVFLDQNLAQYRRLRRAGCETTLLVGPWTHNAALQDGWPEVFATSLAWLRAHLCGDRAGLPPTRVRVHVGGDGPGDGGGGWRDLAQWPPAEGAADRWYLGPGGRLGPRAPAAAAAPAGTAPVGEFRHDPADPTPSLGGPVLSPGAGRRDNRRLEARADVLTFTGPVLAEPLEVLGPVAARLRVTAAGADGAPADRPFDVFARLCDVDARGRSVNVCDGLVRVTARAGAADPTGAPTVVVAVVPMTAAAHRFAAGHRVRLQISGGAFPRYAPPTGHDAGPVRVELHPGSALELPPTVQPPTAGR, from the coding sequence ATGGCGGAGGGGTGGACCGCGCCGGAGGGACGGCCGGCGCGCGGCGCGCGATGGATGCGGGCGACCTGGCGGAAGGTGCCGACGGGGCCCTACCGGGTCGGATGCGAGGCGGGGCTGGTGGTGCCGGGCGCGGACGGCGCCCCCCTGCTGACGGATCACTACTTCCCACGGACGGGAGGCGAGTCCCGGGCGGGCACGGTGCGACCGGACGGAACGAGAGCGCCGGGGGAGTTCCCGACGCTGCTGGTGCGCTCGCCGTACGGGCGAGGAGCGCCGTGGGCACCGCTCTACGGCATCCTCTTCGCCGAGCACGGGTTCCATGTGGTGGTGCAGAGCTGCCGCGGCACGGGCGGGTCGGGCGGCGCCTTCCACCTGTGGCGCAACGAGGCCGCGGACGGCCGGGCCACGGTGGCCTGGCTGCGGGAACAGCCGTGGTTCGACGGGACGTTGGGGGCGATCGGAGCCAGCTACCTGGGGTACACCCAGTGGGCGCTCGCCGCCGACCCCCCGCCGGAGCTGCGGGCGATGGTGACACAGGTCGGCTTCAACGACCCGCACGCCTACTTCCACGCGGGCGGCGCGGTCCATCTGGAGAACGCGCTGGTGTCGGGCATCGGGATGGCCCACCAGCACCAGGGGTGGCGGCCGTTCCTGCGGGCCGCGCTGCGGCTGCGCCGGTGGCTGCGCGGGGCGCACCGCGAGCCGGCCCCGCACACGTCCGGACCGGCGGCCGAACTGCCGTGGCTGGCAGAGGCGTTGGAGCGATCGGACGGCACCGACCCGTACTGGCGGGACGCATCGCCGGCGGTGGCCGCGGAACAGCCGGCGGTGCCCACCTGCCTGATCGCCGGATGGCAGGACGTCTTCCTCGACCAGAACCTCGCGCAGTACCGGAGGCTGCGCCGGGCCGGGTGCGAGACCACGCTGCTCGTCGGGCCCTGGACGCACAACGCGGCACTCCAGGACGGCTGGCCCGAGGTGTTCGCGACGAGCCTGGCCTGGCTGCGGGCGCACCTGTGCGGCGACCGGGCCGGGCTGCCGCCCACCCGCGTGCGGGTGCACGTCGGCGGGGACGGCCCCGGGGACGGCGGGGGCGGCTGGCGGGACCTCGCACAGTGGCCGCCGGCGGAGGGCGCGGCGGACCGCTGGTACCTCGGCCCCGGCGGCCGGCTCGGGCCGCGGGCGCCCGCCGCCGCGGCGGCCCCGGCCGGCACCGCGCCGGTGGGGGAGTTCCGCCACGACCCGGCCGACCCCACCCCGTCCCTCGGCGGGCCGGTGCTCTCCCCGGGCGCCGGGCGCCGCGACAACCGGCGGCTGGAGGCCCGGGCGGACGTGCTGACCTTCACCGGGCCGGTGCTGGCCGAGCCCCTGGAGGTGCTGGGGCCGGTCGCCGCGCGGCTGCGGGTCACGGCGGCCGGCGCGGACGGCGCCCCCGCCGACCGGCCCTTCGACGTCTTCGCGCGGCTGTGCGACGTGGACGCCCGGGGCCGGTCGGTGAACGTGTGCGACGGGCTGGTGCGGGTGACCGCGCGGGCCGGGGCGGCGGATCCGACGGGGGCGCCGACGGTCGTGGTGGCGGTGGTGCCGATGACCGCGGCGGCGCACCGGTTCGCCGCCGGGCACCGGGTGCGGCTGCAGATCAGCGGCGGCGCGTTCCCGCGGTACGCGCCGCCGACCGGCCACGACGCCGGCCCCGTACGGGTCGAGCTCCACCCGGGGTCGGCGCTGGAACTGCCCCCGACCGTGCAACCCCCGACCGCCGGGCGCTGA
- a CDS encoding ATP-binding protein: MAVTVRPTGHPEYTQTLPCAAESAAPARILVRTALTAWGLHSVVDSGALVVTELVSNAARHTRACAVRVTVTRPAGTVVRIAVVDTSRRIPEVRVTGIGDEYGRGLALIDALSHRWGCERLPWGKSVWAELRRENDPR; encoded by the coding sequence ATGGCCGTCACCGTTCGTCCCACCGGACACCCTGAATACACCCAGACCCTGCCGTGCGCGGCCGAAAGCGCCGCCCCCGCCCGCATCCTGGTCCGCACGGCCCTGACCGCCTGGGGCCTGCACTCCGTCGTGGACAGCGGAGCCCTGGTCGTCACCGAACTCGTCTCGAACGCCGCCCGGCACACCCGCGCCTGCGCCGTACGGGTCACCGTCACACGCCCGGCCGGGACGGTGGTCCGGATCGCGGTCGTGGACACCTCCCGGCGCATCCCCGAGGTCCGCGTGACGGGCATCGGCGACGAGTACGGGCGGGGCCTGGCCCTCATCGACGCGCTCTCCCACCGCTGGGGCTGCGAACGGCTCCCCTGGGGCAAAAGCGTCTGGGCCGAGCTGCGGCGCGAGAACGACCCGCGCTGA
- the galE gene encoding UDP-glucose 4-epimerase GalE: MSYLITGGAGYIGAHVVRALRQAGETVVVLDDLTTGVRARVPEEVPLVVGSTLDRAVLDATIAEHGVTDVVHLAAKKQVGESVEMPLHYYRENVHGLQTLLEAMAAGGVPRFVFSSSAAVYGMPDVDLVTEDTPCVPINPYGETKLVGEWMARAAGKAHGISTACLRYFNVAGTATPELADTGVFNIVPMVFERLTQGAAPRIFGDDYDTPDGTCIRDYIHVADLADAHVAAARKLAEPGPVRDLTLNIGRGEGVSVREMVDLIAEITDHRGVVPEVTPRRAGDPARVVAAADRITKELGWEARHDVRDMITSAWAGWQHHHPESRQG, translated from the coding sequence ATGTCTTACCTGATCACGGGTGGTGCCGGTTACATCGGCGCCCATGTCGTACGAGCCCTTCGGCAGGCCGGCGAGACGGTCGTCGTCCTCGATGATCTGACGACGGGCGTGCGCGCCCGGGTCCCCGAGGAGGTGCCGCTGGTCGTCGGCTCGACGCTGGACCGCGCGGTGCTGGACGCCACGATCGCCGAGCACGGCGTCACCGACGTCGTCCACCTGGCCGCCAAGAAGCAGGTCGGCGAGTCCGTGGAGATGCCGCTGCACTACTACCGCGAGAACGTCCACGGCCTGCAGACCCTCCTGGAGGCGATGGCCGCGGGCGGCGTCCCGCGCTTCGTCTTCTCCTCCTCCGCCGCCGTCTACGGCATGCCGGACGTGGACCTGGTCACCGAGGACACGCCGTGCGTCCCGATCAACCCGTACGGCGAGACCAAGCTCGTCGGCGAGTGGATGGCGCGCGCCGCGGGCAAGGCCCACGGCATCAGCACCGCCTGCCTGCGCTACTTCAACGTGGCCGGCACCGCCACCCCCGAGCTGGCCGACACCGGTGTCTTCAACATCGTCCCGATGGTCTTCGAGCGGCTCACCCAGGGCGCCGCGCCGCGCATCTTCGGTGACGACTACGACACCCCCGACGGCACCTGCATCCGCGACTACATCCACGTCGCGGACCTCGCGGACGCCCATGTCGCGGCGGCCCGCAAGCTGGCCGAGCCGGGCCCGGTGCGCGACCTGACCCTCAACATCGGCCGGGGCGAGGGCGTCTCGGTCCGCGAGATGGTCGATCTGATCGCCGAGATCACCGACCACCGTGGCGTGGTCCCCGAGGTGACCCCGCGCCGTGCCGGCGACCCGGCCCGGGTGGTGGCCGCCGCCGACCGCATCACCAAGGAGCTGGGCTGGGAGGCCCGCCACGACGTCCGCGACATGATCACGTCGGCGTGGGCGGGCTGGCAGCACCACCACCCGGAGTCCCGCCAGGGCTGA